The sequence TTGAGGATGAAAAGGTTGTTACCGGTATCGAGAACCTGTTTGCAAGCGGCTGCGACGCGGTCATCGTGTGCAACACGGCTGAGGGGCAGATTCCTAAAGCGCTGAAGATCGCCGAGCAGTACGACGGCAAGGTATTCCAGTTCTTCCGTACGCTGAATGAAGAAGACGTGAAAAACGCAGCTTTTTCGTCCCCGTATTATGGCGGACAGGTACACGAGGACGAAATGCAGGTTGGTTACAACATGGGCAAGATTGTCAATGACAAAGGCTGCAAAAATGTCGGTATCATCAACTTCAACCACGGCGACCTCACGGCTGAAACAAGATACGCAGGCTACATGAAAGCTTTTGAAGAATTCGGCGTCAATGTTGTTGCCGAGACATGGGAAGTAGCGACAGGCGAGCAGGGCACGCAGGTTACGGAAAACTACCTGGCTTCCTATCCGGAAATGGACGCGCTGGTTGTCGTAGGCGGCGGCGGTGAGAACCTGATTGGCGCAATGAGCGCGCTGCAGAAAGCAAACAAGACGGACGACATCGTACTCGTTTCCACAGACTTCACGGATACGCTGATCGAAGACATGGAAAGCGGCACTCTGGACGCTATGTCCGGCGGTCACTGGTGCGACCCGTTCTTCTCGTTCATGCTGGCTTACAACTCCGTGGCAGGCGCTGACTGGGCGCAGGAACCGGTAGAGATGGTTATGGACATGATCTATGTAACGAGCGGAGAAGAAGCAAAGCAGTTTGACGAATGGTTCCGCGGAGACATCCTTCCTTACACAGCGGAAGAAATCCAGCAGCTTTCTATCACACACAATCCTTCCCTGACAAAGGATGACTTTGTGAAAGCAGCACAGAGCCTCTCGCTGCAGGATGTTATGGAAAGACACGCCAATCTCGAAAAATAAGCGCGGCTTGGCTTAAAGTAATCAATTAAAAAAGATGCCTGAACCTGCCCGGAATGCTGCAAAGCCCGGGCAGGAAAAAGGCAACATGGCTTTAAAGGAAGACGGGGCCCTGCGGCCCCTTTTTAGGACAGACACACAGGGAAAAGAAATAAAACGGAGAAACGTAGGTAAAATCTTATGAAAAACAAAGTGAAGAGTTTAGTTTTACTGCTGGGTTTACTCGTTGTTACCTATCTGGTGTTCTTTATCTTGCAGCCCACACGTTTTGGCAGCGCGGAAAGTTTGTTTATTCTGCTGCAGCAATGCCTGCTGCCATCCATCGCCGCCTGCGGTTTTTACTTCGTGCTGACGATGGGGCTGTTCGATTTCAGTATCGGCGCAAATATCATTCTAAGCGCGCTTGTGGCGTGCATGCTCTCCGTGCAGTTTGGTTTCGTGGGGCTGGTGATCGGCGCGGTTTTGGTAGGAACGCTGGTAGGCGTGGCAAACGGATTTTTGTATCTGAAGTTTAAGATACCGTCCATCATCGCTACGGTAGGACTGATGATCATTTACGAATGCGTCGCAAGCTACCTGGCGGGCGGAAACAGTTATGTATTGGCGGAAGAATACCGGATTTTAGGACAGGCGCCGTGGAATATTATCATCGCGGTCATCGCGTTTGCGATCGCGATGTTTATCATCAAATTCACACGTACGGGTATTTATATCAAAGCAATCGGAAAGAACGAACCGATGGCGCAGAATATGGGCGTTAACGTTTCAAAATATAAAGTAATCGGATTTATTCTCTGCGGCTTCTTTACAGGGATCACGGCGCTGCTGACGATCTGCTACAGCTCGACGGTTATACCCGTGCAGGGCATGAGCAGCATGGCGCGGAACTTTACGCCGATTATGGGCTGCTTTATCGGGCTGGCGTTCAAAAAGTATGTCAATCCGGTCATCTCGATTATCATCGGTGAGTTTATCATCGCGATGATCATCAGCGGAATTATGACCAACGGGCTGGATTCAACGCTGCAAAACACGATCATCGGCGTAATCCTGCTGGTCATTGTGGCGGCTATGGGCCTCAAAAACAAAGGAAAGGCCGAAGTGGTGAAATAACCGCTTGCGTGCGGGCAAAGGAGGAGAAAAGAATGAGTAAAGAAGTACTGATTAGAACTCAGGACCTTTCCAAAACATTTGGCGCGACCAAAGCCGTAAAGCAGGTTTCCTTTGAAGTATACAAGGGCGAGATCCACGGCCTCATAGGGGAAAACGGCTCGGGAAAATCGACGATCACCAACATGATCACGGGGATCCATACCGTGACCTCGGGAGAAATGTTTTTAGAAGGGCAAAAATACGAACCGAAAAACCAGCTTGACGCGAACAGGCATGGCGTCAGCATCATCGTGCAGGAAATGAACACCATCGAGGACCTGACCGTAGCGGAAAATATCTTCTTTGGCAACGAGGAACTGTTTATCAGGAACGGGGTCATTGATTCTAAGGCAATGAACAAAAAAGCGCGGGAATACCTGGATGTTTTCGGCTTTGATAAGATCAATCCGGCTGACGACGTGGCGCATTACACGTTTGAAGAAAGAAAGATGATCGAGCTTGTAAAAGCGACTTATTTCAATCCCAAGCTGCTGGTTGTGGATGAAACGACGACGGCGCTCTCACACGACGGCCGCGAAAAGCTCTACGGGCTGATCCGGCGGGTAAAAAATAGCGGCGGCAGCGTGATCGTGATTTCGCACGACCTGCAGGAAGTGCTTGAGCTTTGCGACTCTATTACCGTCCTGCGCGACGGCGAGCACATCAAATCCTTTCCGGTGACGGACGAGGTTACGGAGGACGACCTGAAAAAGTATATGGTCGGACGTGAGCTTTCCGGAAAATATTACAGGGAAGACACGCATTCCAACATCACAGGCGAGGTCGTGATGTCGCTGAAAGGCGTCAATGTGGAGGGCATGCTCAGCAATATCAATTTAGAGCTGCACAAGGGCGAAATCCTCGGTATCGGCGGCCTCACGGAATCGGGTATGCACGAACTGGGCAAGGTGATGTTCGGCGCGCTTGAAAAGCAGACGGGCACGGTAAGCCTGCCGCAAAAGAATGTGGAAATAGGCAGCATTAAGACGGCGATCGCGTCCGGCGTGGCATACGCTTCAAAAAACAGGGATCAAGAGGGCCTTATGATCAATGCCAGTATCCTTGATAACGTGTGCCTGAGCAGTATGGATAAGCTGCAAAGAAAAGGCTTTATTTCCCCCAAAAGGGAACGTGGATTCACGAGCGAATACGCAACCAAGATGAACGTAAAGATGGAGAATATCAACCAGTTTGTGTCGGCGCTTTCCGGCGGCAACAAGCAAAAGGTCGTCCTTGCGAAATGGCTGGGGCGGGATTCGGATATTCTTGTCCTGGACAGCCCGACGCGCGGGATCGACGTCATGGTAAAAGCGTCTATCTACGAGCTGATGCAGGAGCTTACCAGGCAGGGCAAATCCATCGTAATGATTTCCGAGGAAATCCTGGAGCTGATCGGTATGTGTGACAGGCTGGTCGTGTTAAAAGACGGCGAGATCACCGGCGAACTGCTCCGTGAAGAGGGACTTTCCGAAGAAAAGATTATCCACTACATGATCTAAGGGGGAAACATCATGAATAAAAAGATGTTACAAAGCGCTATCCCGTACCTCGGACTTGTGATCGTCATTGTACTGTTTGCCGTACTGACACAAGGAAAATCCATGGACGGCTCCAACTGGAAACTGATCATAGAACAGGCGCTTACATTACTTATCTGCTCGGCCGGCGTTATGTTCGTCATGACGATGGGATCGCTCGATTTCTCGCAGGGATCGATCGTGGGTCTCGCGTGTTATGTGGCGGCGGTCGTATCGAGCTTCAGTATCCCGCTGGCCATCGTAGCGGCGGTCGGCGTGGGCGCGGGCATCGGCCTTTTAAACGGCGTGATGCATGCGAAATTTAAAATACAGTCCTTTATCGTTACCATGTGTACGATGTTCATCTTCCGTGGATTGGTCGTGTTCTTTACGAGTAACTTCCGCGTGGAGACGCCTTACGCGATCTACGATTACGACAACCTGGTCGGAAAATTCATCGTCATGGCGGCCATCGTGGCGGCCGGATTTATTGTGTTCAGGTTCACCAAGCTGGGACGGCAGGTACGCGCGATCGGCTCGGGAGAGATCGCCGCCGCTTATTCCGGCGTAAACGTAGACCGTACCAAGGTCCTGGCATTCGTCATTGCGGGCGCGCTCGCGGGCGTAGCGGCGTTTTTCGCGCTGGTGCGTACGGGCAGCGCTACGGCGCAGACGGGTAACCTGACGGAAACAAACGTAATGATCGCGCTGGTTCTGGGCGGGCTTTCCGTATCCGGCGGCGCGAGATCCAACTACATGGCGGTTATCATCGGCGCCATGATGCTCACCTGCCTGACCAACGGCCTCGTCCTCATTGGGGCGGACCCGATCACGCAGCAACTGATCAAGGGTATTATCTTCCTGTTGTGCATTATCATCACGACGGACAGAAAGAGCGGCCTGATCAGCAAATAACGGGACCTACACTCCTGAATGTTTCTTGTGTGTGACCCGGGCGGCGCAGTTTTGATAGGGCTGCGCCGCGCAAGGGCGCACAGGTCTTAAAGCAAAGGGTGTTTTTGATAGTTACATCCTTAAATATATAAAACATGCAATGGAAAGGAAAGCTTGCAATGGAAACACGAAACGACTTCAAACACCTGTTGTCTCCGTTTACAATGGGTAAAGTGACCTTTAAAAACAGGTTTGTTTTCCTGCCTCATCATACGGGCTATGCGCTTGACGAGGGGTATCTGGAAAACGGACTGTTTTCAGACCGGAACGTAAGGCATTACGTAGAGCGCGCCAAGGGCGGCGCGGCGGCCGTAACGGTGAGTCAGAATGTCGATCCGAACAGTCAGATGTCTTTTAAATATGTTTTAGGGTTTGAACCGCGGAATAAGGATAATTTCAAACGGCTCGCGGACGAAGTACACGAGTACGGGTGCAAAGCGATTACTCAACTGAATCAGGGCGGCCACACGACCCTGCTGAATCCTCCTCAG comes from Christensenellaceae bacterium and encodes:
- a CDS encoding ribose ABC transporter permease; protein product: MNKKMLQSAIPYLGLVIVIVLFAVLTQGKSMDGSNWKLIIEQALTLLICSAGVMFVMTMGSLDFSQGSIVGLACYVAAVVSSFSIPLAIVAAVGVGAGIGLLNGVMHAKFKIQSFIVTMCTMFIFRGLVVFFTSNFRVETPYAIYDYDNLVGKFIVMAAIVAAGFIVFRFTKLGRQVRAIGSGEIAAAYSGVNVDRTKVLAFVIAGALAGVAAFFALVRTGSATAQTGNLTETNVMIALVLGGLSVSGGARSNYMAVIIGAMMLTCLTNGLVLIGADPITQQLIKGIIFLLCIIITTDRKSGLISK
- the rbsA_8 gene encoding ribose import ATP-binding protein RbsA — its product is MSKEVLIRTQDLSKTFGATKAVKQVSFEVYKGEIHGLIGENGSGKSTITNMITGIHTVTSGEMFLEGQKYEPKNQLDANRHGVSIIVQEMNTIEDLTVAENIFFGNEELFIRNGVIDSKAMNKKAREYLDVFGFDKINPADDVAHYTFEERKMIELVKATYFNPKLLVVDETTTALSHDGREKLYGLIRRVKNSGGSVIVISHDLQEVLELCDSITVLRDGEHIKSFPVTDEVTEDDLKKYMVGRELSGKYYREDTHSNITGEVVMSLKGVNVEGMLSNINLELHKGEILGIGGLTESGMHELGKVMFGALEKQTGTVSLPQKNVEIGSIKTAIASGVAYASKNRDQEGLMINASILDNVCLSSMDKLQRKGFISPKRERGFTSEYATKMNVKMENINQFVSALSGGNKQKVVLAKWLGRDSDILVLDSPTRGIDVMVKASIYELMQELTRQGKSIVMISEEILELIGMCDRLVVLKDGEITGELLREEGLSEEKIIHYMI